The proteins below come from a single Paraburkholderia flagellata genomic window:
- a CDS encoding glutamate/aspartate ABC transporter substrate-binding protein yields MKKVATLAAVVMGCTYLAPVQAQDATSATLKKIRDTGVISLGVRESSVPFSYYDSEQHTIGYAQDIALKIVDEVKKELKLDKLTVKEIPITSQNRITLVQNGTIDIECGSTTHTRERDNQVAFTNSFFQYGVRLIAKKDSGIKDFPDLAGKTVVTTAGTSEDRLLREMNNDKKMGMQLIAAKDHAESFLNVKTGRAVAFVMDEPLLYGARAKETNQQDYLITGTPPLSEVYGCMVRKDDPAFKKLADGVIARIQTSGEAERLYTKWFTQPVPPKGMNLNYPLSNENRALFAHPNDRALD; encoded by the coding sequence ATGAAAAAGGTTGCAACGCTTGCGGCAGTCGTCATGGGATGCACGTATCTCGCGCCGGTTCAGGCGCAGGACGCCACGAGCGCCACCCTCAAAAAAATCCGCGATACAGGTGTGATTTCCCTGGGCGTGCGGGAATCGTCGGTGCCGTTCTCGTACTACGACAGCGAGCAGCACACGATCGGCTATGCCCAGGATATCGCGCTGAAGATCGTCGACGAGGTGAAAAAGGAACTGAAGCTCGACAAGCTCACGGTCAAGGAAATTCCGATCACTTCGCAGAACCGCATTACGCTGGTCCAGAACGGCACGATCGATATCGAGTGCGGCTCGACCACGCACACCAGGGAACGCGACAACCAGGTTGCGTTCACGAACAGCTTCTTTCAGTACGGCGTGCGCCTGATTGCGAAGAAGGATTCGGGGATCAAGGACTTTCCCGATCTCGCAGGCAAGACCGTCGTGACCACGGCGGGAACGTCGGAGGACAGGCTGCTGCGAGAGATGAACAACGACAAGAAGATGGGCATGCAACTCATCGCCGCCAAAGACCACGCGGAGTCGTTTCTCAACGTGAAGACGGGGCGCGCTGTCGCGTTCGTCATGGACGAGCCGCTGCTGTACGGCGCGCGGGCCAAGGAGACGAACCAGCAGGACTACCTGATCACTGGCACGCCGCCGCTGTCCGAGGTATATGGCTGCATGGTGCGCAAAGACGACCCCGCCTTCAAGAAATTGGCCGATGGCGTGATCGCTCGGATACAAACTTCGGGTGAGGCAGAACGGCTCTACACGAAGTGGTTTACGCAGCCTGTTCCGCCGAAGGGGATGAACCTGAACTATCCGTTGTCCAACGAGAATCGGGCGCTGTTTGCGCATCCGAATGATCGGGCGCTTGATTGA
- a CDS encoding Fe2+-dependent dioxygenase: MLVHVPNVLTPEQVRALRVRLDNAGDAWVDGRATAGWSGAPVKRNVQIAEHTPIARELGDMVLAAIERNPLFISAALPNQVYPPLFNRYEGGMTFGSHVDGAVRVLPNGVKLRTDVSCTLFLSSPDEYDGGELVVEDTYGVQQVKLPAGDMIVYPATSLHQVTPVTRGARVASFFWVQSLVRDDTKRALLFDMDTAIQRLNASDADAQARRSLVGCYHNLLRLWSET, from the coding sequence ATGCTGGTTCACGTGCCCAACGTACTGACGCCCGAGCAGGTGCGCGCGCTGCGCGTGCGGCTCGACAATGCAGGCGACGCCTGGGTAGACGGCCGCGCGACGGCTGGCTGGTCTGGCGCGCCCGTGAAGCGCAACGTGCAGATCGCCGAGCACACGCCAATCGCACGGGAGCTTGGCGACATGGTGCTCGCGGCCATCGAACGCAATCCGCTCTTCATCAGCGCGGCGCTGCCCAACCAGGTGTATCCGCCGCTCTTCAACCGCTATGAAGGCGGCATGACGTTCGGCAGCCACGTGGACGGCGCCGTGCGTGTGCTGCCCAACGGCGTGAAGCTTCGCACAGACGTTTCGTGCACGCTCTTTCTCTCGTCGCCCGACGAATACGACGGTGGCGAACTCGTGGTCGAAGACACCTACGGCGTGCAACAAGTGAAGCTGCCGGCGGGCGACATGATCGTCTATCCGGCCACGAGCCTGCACCAGGTCACGCCGGTCACGCGCGGCGCGCGTGTGGCGAGCTTCTTCTGGGTGCAAAGCCTCGTGCGCGACGACACGAAGCGCGCTCTGCTCTTCGACATGGACACCGCTATCCAGCGCCTGAACGCAAGCGACGCCGACGCCCAGGCGCGGCGCAGCCTCGTGGGCTGCTACCACAATCTTTTGCGACTTTGGAGTGAAACATGA
- a CDS encoding TonB-dependent receptor, with protein MLNRTPLASALALTFAVPFASSALAQSAPATAATAASGAAAAQSNQTIQASQAASATNNATLPTISVSGQSDAQDFQADTATVGAKTPTALRDIPQSVTVINKAVMQSQGATSFQDALRNAPGITIGGAEGGQIGNNINLRGFTAQNDIYLDGFRDRNQYYRDTFDLESIEVLYGPSSMLFGRGSTGGVINQVTKQANLKPLTEVSTTIGTDDRYRATLDVNRPLGDHAAFRLNAFGQSMGSTRDVMKNKDYGFAPELRFGIGTPTEVTISALIQHNYDMPDYGVQAINGHPFAPSKSTFYGLTDDRTIQDVQTVQARVDHRFNDQFKITNQTQFSHSLTDARETAPGAVLTGPLSSSTALKNGNFTNLPLEDLYIKLASHDRVIENHSIYNDTMAQYKFNTGFLKHEMIAGVEVGHDSYTNQAYTRNNLPILSLLNPAYISTPSNVTTTVGNHAESGATTLAAYFNETMSIGEHWKIIGGVRWDRFQAHIANTITLPLYADQTNTFTSVRAGAIYQPTDWQSYYFSYGTSFDPSLEALTVTNNTQNLAPESTKSYEVGAKWDLLGGNLSVTSAFFQQEMDNARTQTATGEYTLSGDIRVRGFQAGATGHLTNKWQVFAGYTYMDGVILKALDGTQGNTPANTPRNTFTLWTTYAFTPHWEIGGGPTYMSARYAANTNYVETGGYTRWDAMAEYHEKKWDVRLNLLNLTNKFYYDALIPSDGGRSVPGVGRTFLATADYRF; from the coding sequence ATGTTGAACCGGACGCCGCTCGCGAGTGCGCTCGCGCTGACCTTTGCCGTACCTTTCGCTTCGTCTGCACTCGCGCAAAGCGCGCCTGCAACTGCTGCCACTGCCGCTTCGGGGGCGGCCGCCGCGCAGAGCAATCAGACGATCCAGGCCTCGCAGGCGGCAAGCGCCACGAACAACGCCACACTGCCCACGATCTCCGTGTCGGGTCAAAGCGATGCTCAGGACTTCCAGGCTGATACCGCGACCGTGGGTGCGAAAACGCCTACGGCGCTGCGCGACATTCCGCAGTCGGTCACAGTGATCAACAAGGCCGTGATGCAGTCGCAGGGCGCCACGTCGTTCCAGGACGCGCTGCGCAACGCGCCCGGCATCACGATCGGCGGTGCGGAAGGCGGCCAGATTGGCAACAACATCAACCTGCGCGGCTTCACGGCGCAAAACGACATTTACCTCGACGGCTTTCGCGACCGCAACCAGTACTACCGCGACACCTTCGATCTCGAATCGATCGAAGTGCTCTACGGTCCTTCGTCGATGCTGTTTGGCCGCGGTTCCACCGGCGGCGTGATCAACCAGGTCACGAAGCAGGCGAACCTCAAGCCGCTCACCGAAGTGTCGACCACCATCGGCACTGACGACCGCTATCGCGCGACGCTCGACGTGAACCGCCCGCTCGGCGATCACGCTGCGTTTCGTCTGAATGCGTTCGGCCAGTCGATGGGCTCGACGCGCGACGTGATGAAGAATAAGGACTACGGTTTCGCGCCCGAGTTGCGCTTTGGCATTGGCACGCCGACCGAAGTCACGATCTCGGCGCTGATCCAGCACAACTACGACATGCCGGACTATGGCGTGCAGGCGATCAACGGCCACCCGTTCGCGCCTTCGAAAAGCACGTTCTACGGCCTCACCGACGACCGCACGATCCAGGACGTGCAGACTGTTCAGGCGCGCGTGGATCACCGTTTCAACGACCAGTTCAAGATCACCAACCAGACGCAGTTCTCGCATTCGCTCACCGACGCGCGCGAGACCGCGCCTGGTGCCGTGTTAACGGGCCCGCTTTCTTCGAGCACGGCGCTCAAGAACGGCAACTTCACGAACCTGCCGCTCGAAGATCTGTACATCAAGCTTGCGAGCCACGACCGCGTGATCGAGAACCACTCGATCTACAACGATACGATGGCGCAATACAAGTTCAACACGGGCTTCCTGAAGCACGAGATGATCGCGGGCGTCGAGGTGGGACACGACAGCTATACGAATCAGGCCTACACGCGCAACAACCTGCCGATTCTCTCGCTGCTTAACCCGGCCTATATCTCGACGCCCTCGAACGTCACGACGACGGTGGGCAACCACGCGGAGTCTGGCGCGACTACGCTCGCGGCGTACTTCAACGAAACGATGTCGATCGGGGAGCACTGGAAGATCATTGGCGGCGTGCGTTGGGATCGCTTCCAGGCGCATATTGCCAACACGATTACCTTGCCGCTCTACGCGGACCAGACCAACACGTTCACGAGCGTTCGCGCGGGCGCGATTTATCAGCCGACCGACTGGCAGTCGTACTACTTCTCGTACGGCACGTCGTTTGACCCGTCGCTTGAAGCGCTTACGGTCACGAACAACACGCAGAACCTCGCGCCCGAGAGCACCAAATCGTATGAAGTCGGCGCGAAGTGGGACTTGCTCGGCGGAAATCTTTCGGTTACCTCAGCATTCTTCCAGCAGGAAATGGACAACGCGCGCACGCAAACCGCGACGGGCGAATACACGCTTTCGGGCGACATTCGCGTGCGCGGCTTCCAGGCGGGCGCAACGGGCCACCTCACCAACAAGTGGCAGGTGTTCGCGGGCTACACGTATATGGACGGCGTGATTCTCAAGGCACTTGACGGAACCCAGGGCAACACGCCGGCCAACACGCCGCGCAATACCTTCACGCTGTGGACCACCTATGCGTTCACGCCGCATTGGGAAATCGGCGGCGGACCGACCTATATGTCGGCGCGCTACGCGGCGAACACGAACTACGTGGAAACCGGCGGCTACACGCGCTGGGACGCGATGGCCGAGTACCACGAAAAGAAGTGGGACGTGCGGCTGAATCTGCTGAATCTGACCAACAAGTTCTACTATGACGCCCTCATCCCGTCGGACGGCGGACGTTCAGTGCCGGGCGTTGGCCGCACGTTCCTTGCGACGGCCGATTACCGGTTCTGA
- a CDS encoding LysR substrate-binding domain-containing protein, translating to MKADIDADAAREAADEAQRQLASRLRLRHLNCFVAIAQERTLARAAARLHLSQPAVSKTLVELEQWAGARLVERGRNGAALTVQGERFLRYALDATRAVEASALALGRQDPHAAPAVRLGALPTVATALLPEALLRFTALRPQVGVKIHTDSNAELLRAVKAGELDLMVGRMAEPAMLQGVSFEYLYTESLLVVVRAGHPLANESGAPALGDVLGFPHVIAGERTAPRHHTEAFLETHGFAVPEGAIETQSASVARLIVAGSNAVWIVPQRVAQSDIDAGVLVQIDVPAPQGVEPIGILRRSTATLDEAIGALAQQLRECAQAA from the coding sequence GTGAAGGCCGACATCGATGCAGACGCAGCCCGCGAAGCGGCAGACGAGGCACAGCGGCAACTCGCGTCGAGGCTGCGTCTGCGGCATTTGAACTGTTTCGTGGCGATCGCCCAGGAGCGCACGCTCGCGCGCGCGGCGGCGCGTTTGCATTTGAGCCAGCCAGCCGTTTCGAAGACCCTCGTGGAACTCGAGCAATGGGCGGGCGCACGTCTCGTCGAACGCGGCAGAAACGGCGCGGCGCTGACGGTGCAGGGCGAGCGCTTCCTGCGCTATGCGCTCGACGCGACGCGCGCGGTCGAGGCGTCCGCGCTCGCACTCGGGCGGCAGGACCCGCATGCAGCACCAGCGGTGCGCCTGGGCGCGTTGCCAACCGTGGCAACGGCGCTGCTGCCAGAAGCCCTCCTGCGTTTCACGGCGTTGCGCCCGCAAGTGGGCGTGAAGATTCATACCGACTCGAATGCCGAGCTACTGCGTGCGGTGAAAGCGGGCGAGCTCGACCTGATGGTGGGGCGCATGGCCGAGCCGGCGATGTTGCAGGGCGTGTCGTTCGAATATCTCTATACGGAGTCGCTCCTCGTCGTCGTGCGCGCGGGGCATCCGCTTGCGAACGAAAGCGGTGCGCCAGCGCTCGGCGACGTGCTCGGTTTTCCGCACGTGATCGCGGGCGAGCGCACCGCGCCGCGCCATCACACCGAGGCGTTTCTTGAAACGCATGGTTTCGCCGTGCCTGAAGGCGCGATCGAAACGCAATCGGCTTCCGTGGCGCGCTTGATCGTCGCCGGTTCTAACGCCGTGTGGATTGTGCCGCAGCGAGTCGCGCAGAGCGACATCGACGCTGGGGTGCTCGTGCAGATCGACGTGCCGGCCCCGCAGGGTGTGGAGCCGATCGGCATTCTTCGGCGCAGCACCGCTACGCTCGACGAAGCGATTGGCGCACTCGCGCAGCAATTGCGCGAATGCGCTCAAGCGGCGTAG
- a CDS encoding gallate dioxygenase — MATIVGGIAVSHTPTIGFAHDAHKEQDPAWAPIFESFEPVKRWLREQQPDAIVYVYNDHVTSFFFDHYSAFALGIGNEYQVADEGGGARDLPGIGGHAALARHIGTSLVSDEFDMSFFQDKPLDHGFFSPMSALLERTETGWPTRVVPLQVGVLQFPIPTARRCFKLGQALRRAIESFPEDLRVVVMATGGLSHQVHGEHAGFNNVDWDHRFLDAITNDPEALAEMTHAEYAQLGGLEGAEIIMWLIMRGALSGNVKKVHSGYYLPSMTGIGTLVLENAAMAPAGEAQARHRQHMARQLAGAEKLTGTYPFGLESSVKAYRLNKYLHAMIDEGHRRAFLANPERSFAEAGLTEEEKGLVRRRDWRGLIHYGVIFFMLEKLGAVVGTSNLHIYAAMRGETLEDFLKTRNTRVLYSVAGDVEASEEWQDGEAKSA; from the coding sequence ATGGCCACGATCGTTGGCGGCATCGCCGTTTCGCACACCCCGACTATCGGCTTCGCGCACGACGCGCACAAGGAGCAGGATCCGGCCTGGGCGCCGATCTTCGAGAGCTTCGAGCCGGTCAAGCGCTGGCTGCGCGAACAGCAGCCCGACGCCATCGTCTACGTCTACAACGACCATGTGACGTCGTTCTTCTTCGACCATTACTCGGCGTTCGCGCTCGGCATCGGCAACGAATACCAGGTCGCCGACGAAGGCGGCGGCGCGCGCGACCTGCCCGGCATTGGCGGACACGCGGCGCTCGCGCGGCATATCGGCACGAGCCTCGTGAGCGACGAATTCGACATGTCGTTCTTCCAGGACAAGCCGCTCGACCACGGTTTCTTCTCGCCGATGTCAGCGCTGCTCGAGCGCACGGAAACGGGCTGGCCCACGCGCGTAGTTCCACTGCAGGTGGGCGTGCTGCAGTTCCCGATTCCCACCGCTCGCCGTTGCTTCAAACTCGGCCAGGCGCTGCGGCGCGCGATAGAGAGCTTCCCCGAGGACCTGCGCGTGGTGGTGATGGCAACGGGCGGCCTCTCGCACCAGGTGCACGGCGAACACGCGGGCTTCAACAACGTGGACTGGGACCACCGCTTCCTCGACGCCATCACGAACGACCCGGAGGCGCTCGCGGAAATGACGCATGCGGAGTACGCCCAGTTGGGCGGGCTCGAAGGCGCCGAAATCATCATGTGGCTGATCATGCGCGGCGCGCTGAGCGGCAACGTGAAGAAAGTGCATAGCGGCTACTACCTGCCCTCGATGACGGGCATCGGCACACTCGTGCTCGAAAACGCGGCGATGGCGCCGGCCGGTGAGGCGCAGGCGCGGCACCGCCAGCACATGGCGCGGCAACTGGCCGGTGCGGAAAAGCTCACGGGCACGTATCCGTTCGGACTCGAATCGAGTGTGAAGGCGTACCGTCTGAACAAGTACCTGCACGCGATGATCGACGAGGGGCATCGGCGTGCATTTCTTGCGAACCCGGAGCGCTCGTTTGCCGAGGCCGGGCTGACCGAAGAGGAAAAGGGTCTCGTGCGCCGGCGCGACTGGCGCGGACTGATTCACTACGGCGTGATCTTCTTCATGCTCGAAAAGCTCGGCGCAGTCGTTGGGACTTCGAACCTTCACATCTACGCGGCCATGCGTGGGGAAACGCTTGAAGATTTCCTCAAGACACGCAATACGCGGGTGCTCTACTCGGTGGCGGGCGATGTGGAAGCGAGCGAGGAATGGCAGGACGGGGAAGCGAAGTCAGCGTAA